Part of the Quercus robur chromosome 5, dhQueRobu3.1, whole genome shotgun sequence genome, GCCTGAATATTTACCCCTTTTTTTGTTAAATCACCTCCCTGAATATTTATGGttacacaacaatttttttgataagtaaaaaaaaaaattgttgtccggataattattaattgttgtctGGATATTTATGGTTACACAACAATTCTTgctttaattattaataaatgctTATAATATGTCCGGATCTCTATGTAGGTGTAGATGCAGCTACATCAACCTACAGTTTGCTTTTAGTGATAttaattctgatttttttttacaaaaattattacTTAGTATGCATGTTGATAGAATATCTAGTCAAGATGGTTAGTGCAATCAATAGGATACCATTTTCAGGCTGTATTATGGTTAGAGCTTCAATGGCAATGCATTGTATCCCTAAAATTGTGCTCTATCTTATCCTTATAGAAAATAAGATACCGCTTTCTTATCTGTGGTGGAACTCCAGGTTATGACAATGCCAGTGGTGAATGGGATGAATATCCTCCATATGTCAATGCCGAGGGACTGGAAATCGGATCTCCTGTAAGTATTTTTCTCTTCATCTTAAGAGTTTGTATCTCTATGACACTTCTTGGGGTTTCCAACAGCATCCAgggtcccccccccccccccccccccccccccccccccaacacccaagtattgaattatttaaaaaaaaaaaaaagtatttctcttcctctcatATTGACATTTCTCTGTTAGATTAAACTTACTGTAAATTAATCAGGGTGTCTACAATGATAATCCTTCTCTTCTGTTCCATTCTGGATATGGCTACAATCCACAAATGCCATATGGACCATATTCCCCGGTCACAACACCTTTGCCTTCTGTAGGTGGAGATGCACAGTTATACTCCCCCCAGCAATTTCCATTCTCCGGGCCACCTTATTACCAGCAGTTAGTTCCTCATAGCATGCCATATCTTACTTCACCAACTCAAGTTTCACAGCCAGAGCTTGCCAGCTTAGTAAGCCTTGATCAACAAGGCGATAGCATGGTTTTTGGACAAAGGCCTGGTTATCCTCCTGTGGGATCCTTTGGTAGAGCCAATTTTCCTGGAAGTCCTGGTGGTCTGAATTTTCATGATGCTCAGCATGGTATTGATGGGTTAAGATCTGGAGGAATTTGGTCAGATTGGTCTAAACCTTCAGACAGGCAGAGGTCTTTGATGCCATTCTCACCAGCAGTATCACCACAGCCTATTGGCCCTCATGGCTCATTTGGACAGAATATTGGAATGGTTTGTTCTCTTACATCTGCATATCTATCTATTATGGACATTCTGTTGAAAGACCTCATTCTATTTTACTGTTTCTTTACCAACAATTTATCTGATCTgtggatatatatatttatattttttttttacctttttatggGATCCTTTTCTTATATTCAATTCAAGAGAAAGGGAGAATTTAGATATTATTATAGGTGCAAGTTGATATATCCTCTAATTGAGCATTTTCAAAATGTGATTACTTTTAATCTGAAAGCTCCAAATGATATCTGTTAGAATAATGATTAGGTGATTAAATTCTTCCTTTCTTATCAACTAAAGAATTTGGTACAAGCAGTGGTTTATTATGGTAGCAGAGTAGGTGGTCTTGAGTCTAAATCCTGTCTATGCTTAACTTCCCATGTAAAAGTTGGAAATTCCACATATTGGTCCCCATTATTGAGAGGGAGTTTAGGCTCATATGTGAGAGGGACTGTTAGAATACTGGTGAAGTTTTTAACATCACCCATTCCTATTAGCTTAAGCTTTTACTAGTTTAGTACTAGCAGTAGTTTATCAATATCTATCCACGTGTTCCTATCCATGCTATAAATCAATGTTCatcctaaaatgaaaaatttatctAAATAGGACTAAAGAATGAAGATCTAATTTGAGCCTTTGTAATTGGATGTCCATTAATGTGGGAGCTAAACTGGCAACCCAAGGTTGCCATCATCgtttgccttttattattaaGGCAATGTTTGCTTATCTAAGTTATCTTCCATGTATGAGCTACCATGCCACTGTTGTCTGTCTTTCGCACTTGGTAGGAATTGATTTTGATTGACATCTGTACTTAGGTGAAATCTCAGAATCTAAAGTGAAAATGCTATCTACTTCTTTTCAGCCCTCTCAACAGCAAAGATCATTGTATGGGTTTGGATCTGGTTCAAACTCCTATAATAGAGGTTATTTGCCCAGTGGTTTCAATCAGGGCTCAAGCTTTGGGAGTGCATCCATTTCCAGTTTGGGATCAAATGGTCGAAGCTGGCTTTCACTTGAAAATAGCAGAAGACATCTCAGGGGCAGTGCTTCTCTGTGCAGTTGTAATGGTACTCCTGATATCCTTAGTGAGCAGAATCGAGGACCAAGAGCCTCAAAGCCAAAGAGTCAAATTACAGCTGACAATAATTCTTCTGTTGACAATAATAAGCTTAGCCTCAAGCTCCATGACGGTTTATACAACAGGCCAGATTTTGTCACAGAGTACAAGGATGCTAAGTTCTTCATCATTAAATCTTACAGTGAAGATAATGTTCACAAGAGTATAAAATATAGTGTTTGGGCCAGTACACCAAATGGGAATAGAAAATTAGATGCTGCTTATCGTGAAGCTAAGGAGAAGCAAGATACTTGCACAGTCTTTCTATTCTTTTCGGTAAGTACTTGATACTTTGTGATAGTATTTCTGTCAAATTTCTATTGTCAACTAGGGCTGCTAAAGAATTATTGAAACTATGATGACGACTATAATTAGGTGAATTCTGGTGGTGGCATGAATTGGGGGTTGCATATGATTTTTCTTAAGCTCCTTTTATTTAAAgggaagatttttatttatttatttttatccctGACCTTGTTGTGGctgctttttaaaaaatcctgtttttattttctcagtCCAATTGAAATGATGCAACTTGTTGTATAGGATCTCATTTCTGTGTCacatttatgttattttgggGGATGCTTTTCTTTCAGAAAAGCAATCTATTTGATACACCTTTGTCAAGTTTGTTGACTTCCATGTTTATCattttagttgttattggttgaaAAACCACAGTTGTATTACATGTCCTTTGCAAGTAAAGGATTACTGTCAGATATTTTACCTGCTCCATTTTGCATTGAAAATGGAAAATGGATGTGGTGCCCAAGTGTGAGCAATATCTTATCGTCTATTTAGGTGATATTTGGTGTAACGGGGATACATGTAACATCTATCTCATATTGGGGTGGGTATCCCACTTATGGGTCCACCCCATGTTAGAGGAATGTTATATGTACcggttaataaaataaaaattactattctAGGCATGTGGATTGGTCATGTGATCATTTATAATCAATTGGGTCCCCCCGTCAATCTGGTTTTTGTAAATGTTGTTAGTTTCACCATTTATACTTAACTTTTGAGAGGTCAATGAGGATTTGAAGGTCTATACTAATGATGGTGTGCATTAATTTTGCATTCATTCTACTTGATTGGAGatgtgctttttattttttatttgtgtttactATTCTGGCAGGATCTTGATATGCCTCAAGCCTGATACCATGCTCTAGTGCTAGAAGAAAATTTAGTTTGTGCCACTATATCAGTACTGTTATGTCCTATATTCAGATTCTTTGATATCTGCTTCTTTTTATATCTTGTTTCTATTAGGCCCCACTCATAAAATTTGTGCACCAATTATATATGATGCTTTTATTTGCAGGTGAATGCCAGTGCTCAGTTCTGTGGGGTGGCTGAAATGGTTGGACCTGTCGATTTTGACAAGAGTGTAACTTACTGGCAGCAAGATAAATGGAGTGGGCAGTTTCCTGTCAAATGGCATATAATCAAAGATGTCCCTAATAGTCAGTTTCGTCACATTGTACTTGAAAACAATGACAACAAGCCTGTAACTAACAGTCGAGACACCCAGGAGGTAGGCATTTTGCATAACTCGTTTGATGTTTAGCAATTAGGAGTGACACTTTTGATATTGGTCCATTGTTCTTTAGATCCATTTGACATTGCCACTGGGTGGAGGGGATGGTTATCAATCagagaaaaaaatggtttttaatattaacaatttttttcttcagtcGCACAACTATTCAACCCATtaactagaaaaaaaatttggttctCATTTGCAATTCTGAATAGCCAAAAATGATACTCATAAAACCAAGATCTTTACCAGAAAAGAAtcaagaaaagctaaatatgcaTTCTGATTGTCATTGTCTTGTCCTTTGGAACCCTTTCGAAGTCTTTAGATTGTAGATGATTTCCcagattaaattttgttttgttgcttCTTTCCTACTTGTCATATGACCTCAATCTTATCTTTCAGACTGAGGTTCATTATAGTGTTCTACATTCAATAATGTTAATAGACTTCAACGTGGATTTAAAAGATTCTATTCtgttaaaaattgaataaacatttttttttttcttttcaaggttAAATTACTTACAACTTCTCTTCTGCAActctgttttaattttaaatattacagGTGAGATTGGAGCAGGGTATTGAGATGTTGAATATTTTCAAGAATTATGAAACTGATATGTCCATTCTGGATGATTTTGATTACTATGAAGAGCGGCAGAAAGCCATGCAAGAAAGGAAGGCCAGACAGCAAGCTGGCCTGATGGCTGTCGGAGTAGTTGGAGACAATGAGCACAGAAATGCTGTTGCTTTATCCGGTGATTTCATCAAGCAGATGTCAAAGAGTTTTGCTCAAGTTGTTCGAATGGAGGAGGGTAGTAAAGAAGTCCCCCTCACGGAGCGAGCTACTTCTGCCTCAGATGGCTCAATGGGTGCCAGAGTCTTACTTGAAGATTCTCTTCCAGCAGTCGTCTCTTCTGCTCATGCCAGTTAGGACAGCGTATTAGCGCTGGGAACTTTTCGGTGGGCTTACTGTATGTGATTAAAGACTTGGATTCTACTCCTTTAGtgccaaaattattttgttagatCAGGTTTTGCTGATATCTGAATGCAAAAGTTCTTACAAGTTTAGTGAAGCCGATAGGCTTCCTGTATGATATGTCCCTTCTGAGTGCTTCTTATCAATTGTAGTCCTCGGTTTTCCATTTTCTGTCATAAGctcttcttttttgggtgaGAGTATTCATGTTAAGATACTGATGctttttatttgtaaagttCCCCATCTTTGCAGGCACTTCAAACAAAAGCAATGTAGTAAAAGACCTCAAAAGAAACACTTTAAAGTATCATGTATGActgttttatttaattgtcaatttgtcatatatatatatatatatattttttttaaaataagcaTTAAGTAGTCTGGATGTCACTAGAAGAAACTGGCCAAACTTAAACTGGCAAGTTGTTTCTTgtcaaaaaagatttttttgttgcttGGAAGCTTCATTTGCCCCAttgtaaataaacaaaattgttATAGTTGATAGTAACTActattttgtattaattaaaaaaaatccctcccttttttttgaaaacaaagttaactgattttcttaatttgttGTTAATGCATCTCTGGGCAATAGGGTTTTGTTACATAATCAGATGTATGTGTGTTTGGCCTTTGATAGTATGCTTTTGAAATCTTGGTGAGGCAGGCAAGGCACATTGAtgctttttccccttttttctcATGATGTTTTCTCtcctgtgtttttttttttcgaaaccTCTGTTAAGTAGTGATTCCTCTGGATTGCTAGTCATAGCTTACTTTCTACTAAATGTGTGCTTTCTCTAGTCTGAGTGCTTTTGCTAAGGGGGCTTGCCTCGAGCTTTTTTTCAAATTGGGTAACTACTAACTAGTAAGGTGAAATGAATGCTTGGTTTTAGCCACAAAGGGAAAGATTATTTGATGCTGAATCGACCAACGGTTAACGCAGATAAGCAATTAAATGTTAAAATCCTTGGGAAAAAGGTTGTTGGGTGCATCGAAGCACATTAAGCAATTAAATGTTAAAATCATTGGGAAAAAAGGTAGTTGGGTGCATTGAATATTGAGGAATGTAGTTATCATGGTTGACATGGATGAGAAGATTGAGGAGAAAAGTTACCTGGCATTCACACATAGTTGAATGGAGCTAGCCTAATTGTCAACTGAATTccggggaaaaaagaaaaaaaagaaaggaaaaactatACAAAACCTCTACGTGGTttctccctaaaaaaaaaaaagaaaaagaaaaaaaaaacctctaaaattttaaacatagcaCTTTATTTAccctttcaattttgttgtgtGTAAACCATTAAACATTAGTTAAAATAAATCGCTACTAGGGTTTAATGTCATACTAAAAATCTCACAAggattttaagttttaacccaaaaaaggggatgctatgtatttttttttttccctattttttcataaaagagaaaaaaaaaaaaaaaacatcattttgagattgaaaaaaattaggaccgcaaaattttttacaacttcTTTCCACAAATGTAATAAGTGTgatcagtaaaaaaaataataaattcatgcATGAGTGATAGTGAATCACTTATAAAGTTgtagcaaacaaacaaattatgGTATAATTTGCAGCAAACTTTTAGATTTGATAAAATCTGCCACGTCATACACAAGATGACTATGAATTTCAGACTCAGAAAATTGAatgaaatgaccaaaatacccttcaAGCTATGCCTAAGAGCTAAGACcgatgggtttttcttttttttttgagcaaagaCCCTTAGCTTACGTTTGGTATCCAATAATCGCAAAATCCAAATCAGAAATCAATCGCCATGCCCATATGATATGAGTTATCAAGACTCAAAGAGTCATTCACACCAACTCCAACCAATGCATTTAAAAGCCTCCGTACACCCCAAAAAGTAgacaataattatttttttcgaTTTGACAACAGACAATAATTATTAGAATCATTACATACACAGAATTCAGTTCATACATAGTACTattctcatatatattttttttctcatattcatatataacagaaaaaaaaaaaaaaaaaaaaaaacacacagacACACAGGACACAGAGacatacagagagagagataaacaTGTTGAAAATCTGGGGCTCTACCATGTTGTTCCGGGGTTCATGGGAGGAAATTTGGCGGGAAAACAGGCGTGGTGGTTGTTGGTTCACTCTTATTGCTTTGTCTCTCATCTTGGTTTGGCACTGTTCCAAGACCTTCTCTTTTAGATTTTCCTCACCTTCCAATCCCACCACTGCCACTGCCACTGCCACTGCCActgccaccgccaccaccaccaccgctaTTTCTGGCAGCACTAAAATTGATTCCCAATTCAGGTATGTAAGATGTGAAgacttgttttttttcttcttctttctttctgggTTTTGCTTAACTTCAATTGGGTCActcttgtttttcttcaatttggtGCTTATTCATtgagttttgtaaattttggtGGTGGGGTTTTCacaaagtttgatttttttttttggttatggttATGGTTATGGTTGTACTAAGATTCATTCCCAATTCAGGTTTGTCTCtgtctttttcttcaatttggtGCTTCTTcattgagttttgagaaatttGGGTGATGGGTTTTTCACagtgtttgattttgttgttatGGTTGTACTAGGATTCGTTCCCAATTCAGATTTGTCGTTATGTTTTTCTCTCTGGGTTTTGTGTAATTTGAATTTGGTCAcccttgtttttatttaatttggtgCTTATTCATTGATTTCTGTGAAATTTGGGTCATGGGTCATTTGGatcattttatcttttatatgaatttgaaattttatcatCACAACAGGGTAAATTGGGTCACTGATAGTATTCTTCAATTTGGTACTTGTTCATTGAAATTGTGGTGGATTTTCTGAaacttgattttgttgttgttttgtattgtattgtattttttttttttttttttttttttttttttttttttttgtggtgaatTTTGGGTTTATACTCACAACTGGTAACAACTGGATTGctctttcttcaatttcttgCTTTATAAGCTATTTGGTGGTGGGGTTTCAACAAAGTTGGTTTTGTTGTGGGCCATTTCTCTGTTTTATGGATTTTGGGTTTATTATCACAACTGGGTCCTAATGCTGTCAATGAAGTTGCTAGCTTTTTGGAAGAATCTGGGATGGGGTACTTCATGTTTTGATTGTTGTGGGTGATTTCTTTGTTTCCAATTTTCAAATATGATTATTACTTGGATCAATTTGGCTTACCTAAATGGTGTGCATTAGTTTTCAacaactttatcaaaaaaatttgctATGTTCTAAATTGACATTGCTTGCAGCTTATATGATTTTATTACTGACTCGGAAGTTCTGTTACTCCTGTAGAATCTCGGACATTGTCTCGGGTGCtgatttaaagtttttaattgaaaaattggATCAGAAGCTCAATGAAAGTGAGAAGTGGGAACAAGTCATAGACAAAAGAAACAATCTTCTATCCTACAATGCAAAATGCTGCAAGCCTAAGGTTACAGCTCAATCTATGTTGAAAATTAGTCACTATAACTTCCTTTCTTGCTCTTTAGATTGTTAGAAACTTCAGctcttttaattaatataagCATGTCAACCGTCTTTTCttatcttataaataaaaaagtgttatTACTCGGTGCTAGTCCAAATTACAATGGGTCCTGGGAGTGGTAGCTTCAATATGGCTTGACACTTCAGTATTTTTTGAATGAAGTGACTGCTGTCAAGACTGTAACCTATGGCTGCCTATGTTTCTTTGCATAATGCTGACCTTCTTTTATGATACTTTTCCTTacctacttatcaaaaaaaaaaaaaatatatatatatatatatatttttttttcttacctataaaaaaaacagATTCAAATTAGGTTCCAAAAGTAAAATCCAGTTACTGTCCTCTGGGTTAATGACACCTGAATAGGCTTACACCTAGTTTGCAATCTCTATTGACATGGGCCTGTGTCCAATTTTATTCAACTGGTTTAGCCATTCCTAGGTTAAGGACTTGATTtagtgtttctctcttttttcttgcaGGATGGCCCATTAAAATACTTGAGTGTGACAGTATTTGAGAACTGTTCTCCTGAGATGTTAAAAAACTTCTACATGGACAATGATTATAGAAAGCAGTGGGACAAGACCGTGGTTGAGCATGAGCAGCTGCAGGTGGATAAAATTAATGGAGTTGAAATTGGTCGTACAATAAAAAAGTTTCCACTCTTGACACCGAGAGAATATGTGTTAGCTTGGAGATTGTGGGAAGGGAAGGATAAAACATTCTACTGTTTTCTTAAGGTAACTGTAACCTAAATGTGGTCTTATATGCAAGTTATTAGTTAAAGGCATTGCTTAGTTTCTTCtgattgtaattttgtacaTGGTTGTGCTGtggatcttttctttttcttcttttggtatGAACAACTGGAAAATCCTTTTAGAAGAAGGGAGGTATGTTACTTgtcataaacacacatacagaTAATTAAGATGTTCATCTTGTTGAGAAATTTGGGATTCATGACAACAGAAGAAATCCATGTAGGCTTGAATACACTGCACTGACTTTTAAGAATTTCATCTTTAACTTTTAGCcattggtttattttgatgtatgcatctgtgtgtgtatgtgtgtttgaaCAAATAGGAATATCAATGGCGGAGGTGTGATCTGTCAAGATGAATTGGGCACGATCCCCTTTCACTCTAGTTGGTGAAATTATATACAAATCCAAACCATTAACATAAATTTGAACACTATAGGACTggttacttttttaatttttcttggacTAATGATGTAAAATGGTGTATATAGCAACATATATTATACCTTCATGAGCACATGCATATAGGCAAGCCACCCAGTCTATCTTCCATATATATAAGTTGATATGAATCTGAGATATGATTATTCAGCTTTCATATATCTTGGTAAGTATTGGCAATATTATTGCATGTGCTATTGAGTAACAGGATTACTGGCTTTGAAGAAAAGAACACTCATTAAGCTtcttaaaacaatatatattttttttaacctagaTAAGTAACTTTCAATATTCTGGGGATGATCTGAGTCTCCTAATATTTGATAACATGCTGGAAAGTTAGACTTTTTCTGCAAATTACTGTATTTTATAGCATGTGCTCTTATGTGTGAAAGTAAGGATTATtcttaagggaaaaaaaattggtaaaaatgCCACAGCATTTTTGTGGTCATAGGTTTTAAATATACAGCACATGAATGGATCTGGAACTGTATTTATGGATATAAACCTGTCCTCTTGATTATTCAATTCGTTTTAAGTTATATTCTGTCattggttttaaaaattttcaagtgcCTCTGCTGCTCTGCACTGAGATAAATAAATGTATGGGGGAAATTACACTGTCCACCTATGGTATGGGGTGAGTTTGGTTTGTGAACCTTTGGGCTTGGAAGTGACACTTCATAACTGCCTAAGGTCCACTATTAGCAAGCAAATGCTTTTGTACATTGCTGTAGTTTAGCTAATTTGAAATTGTATGAGTAATACTGCACAGTCAAGCCTACTGGATAACTAAACTATTGATACCTGAAACCATGCAATTTTGGCATTTGTTGATCTTTTAGCTCATGATTGTGacacatgaaaaaaattcttcacAGGTTGTCATGAAATTGGCTTATCTTAAGTTTCGAACTACTTGTTTGGTCAATATGTGCCTAGTAGTTGAACTGGTGAAGGAAATCAGTCTAATTGTTATGCCTACATCAGAGAAATAAAGTACCCTCATTAAAGATCTTGTTTCTTCCTGGCATATCCTATTTCTTGGAGCCACTGGTATTCAAGACTGTAACATCCTTGCTTCTGAAACAATCTCTCTACTCTCTGTGGGAGAATTCTAGATGTACCTAAGGAAGCAAGTAGGTAGGTACATCTGAGCGAGAGTTCAGGATGTAATGAAAAGGATTAATCTTTCTTCTTCAGTAAATGGTGGCATCAATGCCAAAAGACCTTGTTGAAGGTTGGCGTAGAAAAGAATAATTATCATTGTTCCATTTGATGCTTATGAACTTGCTAAATACTTATATGAGGGGTTTGAACATATGTTAATTTTTAG contains:
- the LOC126727584 gene encoding YTH domain-containing protein ECT4 isoform X3, coding for MDAEEKPAEPDSKKEQPHSVKSERPVSPNASQDATAIVHPRDAAAQVGSLASGGDHSVYPPNVYAPQAQPFYYRGYDNASGEWDEYPPYVNAEGLEIGSPGVYNDNPSLLFHSGYGYNPQMPYGPYSPVTTPLPSVGGDAQLYSPQQFPFSGPPYYQQLVPHSMPYLTSPTQVSQPELASLVSLDQQGDSMVFGQRPGYPPVGSFGRANFPGSPGGLNFHDAQHGIDGLRSGGIWSDWSKPSDRQRSLMPFSPAVSPQPIGPHGSFGQNIGMPSQQQRSLYGFGSGSNSYNRGYLPSGFNQGSSFGSASISSLGSNGRSWLSLENSRRHLRGSASLCSCNGTPDILSEQNRGPRASKPKSQITADNNSSVDNNKLSLKLHDGLYNRPDFVTEYKDAKFFIIKSYSEDNVHKSIKYSVWASTPNGNRKLDAAYREAKEKQDTCTVFLFFSVNASAQFCGVAEMVGPVDFDKSVTYWQQDKWSGQFPVKWHIIKDVPNSQFRHIVLENNDNKPVTNSRDTQEVRLEQGIEMLNIFKNYETDMSILDDFDYYEERQKAMQERKARQQAGLMAVGVVGDNEHRNAVALSGDFIKQMSKSFAQVVRMEEGSKEVPLTERATSASDGSMGARVLLEDSLPAVVSSAHAS
- the LOC126727584 gene encoding YTH domain-containing protein ECT4 isoform X1: MAASPDRTADSTKSLSILIMDAEEKPAEPDSKKEQPHSVKSERPVSPNASQDATAIVHPRDAAAQVGSLASGGDHSVYPPNVYAPQAQPFYYRGYDNASGEWDEYPPYVNAEGLEIGSPGVYNDNPSLLFHSGYGYNPQMPYGPYSPVTTPLPSVGGDAQLYSPQQFPFSGPPYYQQLVPHSMPYLTSPTQVSQPELASLVSLDQQGDSMVFGQRPGYPPVGSFGRANFPGSPGGLNFHDAQHGIDGLRSGGIWSDWSKPSDRQRSLMPFSPAVSPQPIGPHGSFGQNIGMPSQQQRSLYGFGSGSNSYNRGYLPSGFNQGSSFGSASISSLGSNGRSWLSLENSRRHLRGSASLCSCNGTPDILSEQNRGPRASKPKSQITADNNSSVDNNKLSLKLHDGLYNRPDFVTEYKDAKFFIIKSYSEDNVHKSIKYSVWASTPNGNRKLDAAYREAKEKQDTCTVFLFFSVNASAQFCGVAEMVGPVDFDKSVTYWQQDKWSGQFPVKWHIIKDVPNSQFRHIVLENNDNKPVTNSRDTQEVRLEQGIEMLNIFKNYETDMSILDDFDYYEERQKAMQERKARQQAGLMAVGVVGDNEHRNAVALSGDFIKQMSKSFAQVVRMEEGSKEVPLTERATSASDGSMGARVLLEDSLPAVVSSAHAS
- the LOC126727584 gene encoding YTH domain-containing protein ECT4 isoform X2, encoding MAASPDRTAEEKPAEPDSKKEQPHSVKSERPVSPNASQDATAIVHPRDAAAQVGSLASGGDHSVYPPNVYAPQAQPFYYRGYDNASGEWDEYPPYVNAEGLEIGSPGVYNDNPSLLFHSGYGYNPQMPYGPYSPVTTPLPSVGGDAQLYSPQQFPFSGPPYYQQLVPHSMPYLTSPTQVSQPELASLVSLDQQGDSMVFGQRPGYPPVGSFGRANFPGSPGGLNFHDAQHGIDGLRSGGIWSDWSKPSDRQRSLMPFSPAVSPQPIGPHGSFGQNIGMPSQQQRSLYGFGSGSNSYNRGYLPSGFNQGSSFGSASISSLGSNGRSWLSLENSRRHLRGSASLCSCNGTPDILSEQNRGPRASKPKSQITADNNSSVDNNKLSLKLHDGLYNRPDFVTEYKDAKFFIIKSYSEDNVHKSIKYSVWASTPNGNRKLDAAYREAKEKQDTCTVFLFFSVNASAQFCGVAEMVGPVDFDKSVTYWQQDKWSGQFPVKWHIIKDVPNSQFRHIVLENNDNKPVTNSRDTQEVRLEQGIEMLNIFKNYETDMSILDDFDYYEERQKAMQERKARQQAGLMAVGVVGDNEHRNAVALSGDFIKQMSKSFAQVVRMEEGSKEVPLTERATSASDGSMGARVLLEDSLPAVVSSAHAS
- the LOC126727588 gene encoding uncharacterized protein LOC126727588 yields the protein MLKIWGSTMLFRGSWEEIWRENRRGGCWFTLIALSLILVWHCSKTFSFRFSSPSNPTTATATATATATATTTTAISGSTKIDSQFRISDIVSGADLKFLIEKLDQKLNESEKWEQVIDKRNNLLSYNAKCCKPKDGPLKYLSVTVFENCSPEMLKNFYMDNDYRKQWDKTVVEHEQLQVDKINGVEIGRTIKKFPLLTPREYVLAWRLWEGKDKTFYCFLKECEHPSVPRQKKFVRVRFFRSGWQIRKVPGRNACEIKMFHQEDAGLNVEMAKLAFAKGIWSYVCKMDSALRKYSGISHPQSSSAVTLIQQVPPGLDTMNSTTSSETTSATAFHRQTGEAKERKISKRPSRKLLANGLFLLGGAICLSCGHSSLGAKVAMAYILTKLSKHGASSDQSSQS